The genomic window AATCCATCATTTAAAGTAAATCAAACATTCAATTAGTGCACATAGCTGCAATGCAAGAAgttacatgtgtgtgtatgatccAGGTTGATCAGCTAAGATCCTCAGATGAAACCTGCATGGTCTGATCTAACACCGGTCTTGTCATTCCCTGCAGCCCAGCCTCTGCACTGGATCTATGATCTCCAGAAGCTTGATGCCCTTGTGTCCCAAGAGCCTTGCCCCGAATTCAGACCCCAGTCCGCCAATCCCTTTTACAGGAGGGACACTGGGCAGCAGAGTGGTTATGGGGATCAGGCTTTTGTGTTGCTGGAGTCTCTAGCAGAGTGTGGAGGTAATGTGCATTAATGCTGCGAGTGCCTGCTGGCAGCCGGCCCTGGTTAAAGTGCATTTCAAGACATCAGGACAATAATACTGTCAGTCCTGGAGAGAGCATGGTCATAAATAAACTGACGTGAAATAGTGCTATACTGTGAGTTGACCGCTTGATAAAGGTagatcaaatgtattatttcagaAGAGTAGCAACAACATCTTCAAATGTGAGCGAGTTTATTTGAAATATGCTTGTGGCTGTTTTAAACTATCTTTTCGTGTTGTGTAATTCAACAGGTTTAAATGTGGATGATCTGACGCAGCGTACGTACAAGTTCTTTGGACCAGGCTCAGAGTACGATACTCCTGTTAATAATCCCAATCGTCCCAAAGGAGGTTAGACATTCTCATTCACTTTAATCTCCTTTTTCGTAAGTATAACTACTGTGACTTGAAATCTGCTGACTGAGTTTCTTTTGCAGGAAATTCTTTAACCGTAAATGGAAATACTTTGCTAATTTTATGATGTGGTGTTCACTTGTTTACTACTTCCTCATTTGTGTACTGAACTCCCCTTCTTCGAAAGTAAGACCTATAGGATATAGGCCACTGTcttaagtaatttatttttctgtccgCTTTTGCCGTTAAGTGGAACGGATACCTTCCTTTTAGAAAAGCCCTATTCTGAGTTCTTTACTCTTCCCTTGGTGCTTATTCTTTGACATTTACTTTGATGGTGACCCTTTCTTAACCTGTCCCCAGCTCCCAGAACTCCACTTCCTATTGAAGGACCATGGAGACACGCTAGCCTCAAAAGGTTCCTGCAAAACTTTGAGGCAGGGATGACTGAAACAGGTGACAGACGAGTAAAGGACATTTTCTGCTTTGGAACTGCATGCATGAATGCATCTACAGAATACTTCTGTATGTCAGGGATGGCAAACTGAGCCCCCCTGGTTTGGCTCCAGAGTGGCGTAAGATGAACTAGGCTTGGTTTTGGGTTTTGTTTAGGGTTAAAATAAACGGTAGCTTCCTGCCACTCGGGGGGTAATCTAGGGTAAAGGGTTTGGATTTAAAACTAGTTTTATCAGCATTCACTTCAATTCAAATGAGTTCCAGAGGAAAAACATGTAGTAACCCCTATTACCCAAGCACAATATTGCAGATAACTAGTAGAATTTTATGTAGAGGTTTCCAGAATTGCATATTGTACACAAGTGCATGTAAGGTTACTGTTCTTGCAAttcaatttgtttaattaagcaTTGCGCTGCAGTACATGCAGTTAAGTGAATCTAAGGTTACTCAATGCATATTTTATGGCCACTCTTAAGTAAGAGAATACACCTGCCATCCAGGTtaagtatatacatttatatctatacctatttaaaaaaaaatttccctttttattttatagttggAAATGTGCATTCTCTCTAGATtgcaaaactaaattaaaaatgtgtgacTGCAATACCAGGGCATAGATATTTGTgctgtattttcctttttttttttttttttttttttgcggggggaataaaatgtgatgtgtatatatatatttttttttagaaatatgAAGTCAAAAAATTTAATTCAGTACCAGGTGCAGATGCAATGCTGTTTGATCAGCAGTAGAAATGCTGTTACTGTTCATGTTAACCTAACCTACTTTGttctttaaatataattatcattattaatttttaaatctcTTTTTGAAGGCTGTGATTTGGATAATCAGATGGATGGGATTACAAAACTCGCTCCAATTGTTGCTCTCTATGCTGGGAAGCCAGAAATGTTGGAGAAAGTTGAGCAGGCGATCAGTGTCACGCAAAACTACGAGGGCTGTGTGTCCGAAACATTGGCAGCAGCGAGGTCAGTCTTTTAACGAGTGGCACTGAAATCCTTTAGGGTGTAGTGCTGTACTCCGAAGTGGAGTAGGTATTAATTCAGTTTGTCTGTAGCCAAATACATTAATTGAGAACCTTTAAGAGTTCCCCCAGAATCAAATTAGTTCTAGttctccctttttaaatgtagggAGAAACGctatttcattaataaaaatataaaatacacaaaatatgtGATTAAGTTAAAATGAAGGGAAAGCCCTGACTTTAATGAGTGCAATTGTGATGTGATGTTTGTCTATGGTGTGTTTAACCATGCAGTTAAATAGTGTAACAGAGCCACTTTGAACCTCTGCAGATTCCTGGAGTATTATATTCTACACGGTCCTGATCCGAAGGCCCTGAAGGCTGTGTTGGAGCAGCTCGAGGACGACAACCGAGTGAACCCAAAGGATCTGGACAGAACCATCATTGGTATGTTAATATACACTTGCATTTGTAGAAGATGCTTTTTCTTAAAGGGTATTGAACACTGAGGTGAGAAACCTTGTGATGAGGCTTCTTATTGGCAATTAGATGtagaacatgcacatttatAAGAGTCCGTTAACAccattttgatttttaaaatgtacaggaaTAGTGAAATTCTTAGccatctacagtgaggggaaaaaagtatttgatcccctgctgattttgtacgtttgcccactgacaaagaaatgatcagtctataattttaatggtaggtgtattttaacagtgagagacagaataacaacaaaaaaatccagaaaaacggatttcaaaaaagttataaattgatttgcatgttaatgagggaaataagtatttgaccccttcgacttagtacttggtggcaaaacccttgttggcaatcacagaggtcagacgtttcttgtagttggccaccaggtttgcacacatctcaggagggattttgtcccactcctctttgcagatcctctccaagtcattaaggtttcgaggctgacgtttggcaactcgaaccttcagctccctccacagattttctatgggattaaggtctggagactggctaggtcactccaggaacttaatgtgcttcttcttgagccactcctttgttgccttggctgtgtgttttcgctcattgtcatgctggaatacccatccacgacccattttcaatgccctggctgagggaagtaggttctcacccaagatttgacggtacatggccctgtccatcatccctttgatgcggtgcagttgtcctgtccccttagcagaaaaacacccccaaagcataatgtttccacctccatgtttgacggtggggatggtgttcttggggtcattcctcctcctccaaacacggcgagttgagttgatgccaaagcgCTCGATTGTGGTCTCATCttaccacaacactttcacccagttctcctctgaatcattcagatgttcattggcaaacttcagacgggcctgtacatgtgctttcttgagcagggggaccttgcgggcgctgcaggatttcagtccttcacggtgtagtgttaccaattgttttcttggtgactatggtcccagctgccttgagatcatgaacaagatcctcccgtgtagttctgggctgattcctcaccgttctcatgatcattgaaactccacgaggtgagatcttgcatggagccccagaccgagggagactgacagttattttgtgtttcttccatttgcgaataatctcaccaactgttgtcaccttctcaccaagctgcttggcgacggtcttgtagcccattccagccttgtgtaggtctacaatcttgtccctgacatccttggacagctcttttgtcttggccatggtggagagtttggaatctgattgattgcttctgtggacaggtgtcttttatacagggaacgagctgagattaggagcactccctttaagagagtgttcctaatctcagctcgttccctgtataaaagacacctgggagccagaaatcttgctgattgataggggatcaaatacttatttccctcattaacatgcaaatcaatttataacttttttgaaatgtgtttttctggatttttgttgttgtctctcactgttaaaatacacctactattaaaattatagactgatcatttctttgtcagtgggcaaacgtacaaaatcagcaggggatcaaatacttttttttcccctcactgtaactctACGAAAGGTTTATTGATTGAGAGAAGCATTACATCACCCTGTGGACTCTTGCAAGCACCTAAAATAGAAGTTAATGTTTATTCTTTGGCAATTTGTGACTGGGGATCAttgtaaaatgcaaaatgtatccTGTACAGGATATTGCAtgcattgtgtttttaaaaagataaaatTGGCAGAAAGTGTTTTGATTCCATTTTCTAGGAGGATAGTCATTCAGTCTGAAGATCCTGATTTTCATAAGCTGCCATCTGTTAGTGATTGTGGAGGAAAGACTTAATCATTACTGAAGCTTTTTGaaaaaactacatttttttttttttttgagtatGCAGCAGCTAGTGATGCAGTAAAATGACGTgctgtcattttttttaattttgtaaaatgttgaaTTGAAATGCAGCATTTGAGATTttttgtgaattgcatttttatgATCCCATTTCTGttggaaattaaaatgttgtatacaGAACTAAGTAACCATGTTTAACTATAAATACCAAAGAGGTATAACTATGTGAACAATTTCCCTTCAGATTGTAAATTGACTAGATTATAAAGCTTAaagtttaaattgtgtaactttcAATCATGTTTCAGGACACATTCAGCAGGTAGAGGAGAATCTATCCAAGTCTCCTAAAGAGCTGATGCCTGCCATGTTCACAAACACATGAGGTCAGTTTAATCGCCAATCAAAACGACCACAAGACTGATTTATTCCCCCCCATGAGCCAATACTGTAGATGTCAGCTGatttgttctgttctgttctgggAGGGCGCCCTCGTCTTTTGATCCTGCAATTAATGCTTACTTTTCCTAAAGCTCCTGCCTTCTTTGAAGTAGAAACACATGTTCAGGAAGGAAAACCATGTTAAGTGCAGAAAAGACAGTCAGTTTTCAAATTGCCTTACAATGCATTCTTGttgagagagggggggaaagtAAAATAACTTCAGGGTGTTCATATGTTTGCCATatcttgtttttaaatgtaaaattctTCCTTTCTTTGACTGAAGTCTGTGCTTCATTACAGCTTTGCCTGGTGCGTTCCAGGCGGCGCTGCACGCGGTCCTGACTGAAACGGTGTTTGATCAGGCTGTGCGTAACACCATGCGTTGCGGGGGATGTACCAGTAGCAGAAGCTCTTTCATCGGGGCCTGCTTGGGAGCTCGGGTATGATAACCCATTCATGGTCTCTCTCCTTTTAATTGCAGGGGGTTCTTTCAGCTGACCCCATGCAAAATACATGTTGGTCATATTTGTGGATTGCTGAAAGTGGATAACATCCTAgaacctttttctttttaggtTGGACTGTCAGGAATTCCAGATTCTTGGAAGAGCAGAACCTTCAGATACCCGGTCTTGTTAGAGCTGGCCAACAAAATCGCAAAACTAAGAGTGGCTTAATTTCAGCTTTTGATCccttatatataataaaaaattagATCAGATGTTACTTGTCTACAGAAGGAATGAGTTGTTTTGTCAGAGGATTCTGTGCAACATTTTTGCTTTGATGGAACAGCTAATGAAAGTTCCTGCTCAAAGAGTCTACGGTGGGAACTTGATGTACGCTGCCTGATCTGTGAAAGTAACCATGTTGCACAATGAACCTGATAGCAATAACATTCTTAATGGTAAACTACTGAAATAAACCCATATTGTACTCCCCTCCAGGGCAGTATTACTTGAATCTGAATGCACTTTGTTTAATTGAGCTTACATACTCTACCTTGTTGCTCTTCATTTATTAGTGTTCAACCATTTGCACTTTTAAGTGCGTCCATACCTTTGGTAAATATTACCTGGCTTTCCCCATGGCTTGTAGCATTAATGTAACCACAACACAACCTCAGATTCTGcaaagtattttgtattgtgCCATTTCATGTACTTCCATCTAAGATATATTATATGTACTCTTTGCTTTCttgtaaaatgtacattttgtgagTATTGTTAATgccatctgctaataaaattgTCTATACATCTTAACACCAACTGAAACTGGAATGTCTTACTCTAGAAAAAGTGCCATTTAATTGATATCTGCTTAAGCTATAAAGGAAAATGCAATTTTTGAAGTATAAACACAAACCTGTTCATATTACATAATTGATACATTAAGTTTTAGAGCCAGGAGAATCTGGAAAAGTAGCCACTGCACTAAAGAAATCAATTCAGTATGGGGCTTGGCTGAATAAAATGGTTTAGCCACAGGAGACTACATGTACCATTGGAATCGTGACAACTTGTGTAGGTATTGAACCCTTACAACAGGATGTCTGGGATGAAACTCATTTTGGGATTGCATTTTCCCCATTAGAGTGCTGAAATGAAATATGCTGCATGTTCCTTTGCTCTGCTTTTTCAAGTTAACAAGATTAGAAACCCTCTTGAGATTACATACAAAGGAGCGAAGTTAAATTATGGCAAAAGTACCCTAAACTAAGGTttacttatgtttttatttaataggTTTTGCCCTATTCTCTCTCAATGCTTAGCTTTTAGAGTTCTGTAAAGATTAAATATTTCTGGAAAATCATATAAAGAAAGCATTAAGTATTTAATATCAATCTAGGTACAATTCTATGTGAATGAACTGTGTTTAAAGGGGCCTATTTAAGGTGATCTGGATTTGGTGCTAgaactttatttttgcatttatttttttattaaaaactaaaaacatgatgaATATAACTAATATATACAACTTCCTAAAGCGTATGTATATACTTCATGTCAATGTAATTAGagaagaaattaataatttattaataaaacatccaAGCATTTATCCGATGCAAATGCATCTTcactgattttaaaataattcatttatttcagaTGTCAGTCCAGATGTGTACCTGTGAAATCCTCTAAACACATGACAGTAATTGCATCAAGACATTAAGGCATCTTGTCTTAGCTAACCAAGACCAACACATTATTGCTTATGGTAACTCTTAAAAGATGATCACGTTTCAA from Amia ocellicauda isolate fAmiCal2 chromosome 19, fAmiCal2.hap1, whole genome shotgun sequence includes these protein-coding regions:
- the selenoj gene encoding selenoprotein J isoform X1, which produces MQGAHVDSLLISPTQMALACEERAVGAIIGAAVADAAAQPLHWIYDLQKLDALVSQEPCPEFRPQSANPFYRRDTGQQSGYGDQAFVLLESLAECGGLNVDDLTQRTYKFFGPGSEYDTPVNNPNRPKGAPRTPLPIEGPWRHASLKRFLQNFEAGMTETGCDLDNQMDGITKLAPIVALYAGKPEMLEKVEQAISVTQNYEGCVSETLAAARFLEYYILHGPDPKALKAVLEQLEDDNRVNPKDLDRTIIGHIQQVEENLSKSPKELMPAMFTNTUALPGAFQAALHAVLTETVFDQAVRNTMRCGGCTSSRSSFIGACLGARVGLSGIPDSWKSRTFRYPVLLELANKIAKLRVA
- the selenoj gene encoding selenoprotein J isoform X2 encodes the protein MALACEERAVGAIIGAAVADAAAQPLHWIYDLQKLDALVSQEPCPEFRPQSANPFYRRDTGQQSGYGDQAFVLLESLAECGGLNVDDLTQRTYKFFGPGSEYDTPVNNPNRPKGAPRTPLPIEGPWRHASLKRFLQNFEAGMTETGCDLDNQMDGITKLAPIVALYAGKPEMLEKVEQAISVTQNYEGCVSETLAAARFLEYYILHGPDPKALKAVLEQLEDDNRVNPKDLDRTIIGHIQQVEENLSKSPKELMPAMFTNTUALPGAFQAALHAVLTETVFDQAVRNTMRCGGCTSSRSSFIGACLGARVGLSGIPDSWKSRTFRYPVLLELANKIAKLRVA